A region of Micromonospora chokoriensis DNA encodes the following proteins:
- a CDS encoding PP2C family protein-serine/threonine phosphatase, with protein MTLILRSAILNDIGLVRTNNEDSALAGDRLIAVADGMGGLPAGEVASEIVIRILDELAPPTDPDAAADALRAVVSTANQRIHAAITVDPTREGMGTTLTAALLAGETLVLAQVGDSRCYLLRDGELTQLTRDDTFVQALVDQGTLSPDQARHHPQRSLVTRAVQGADTPPAVGVLTVVPGDRLLLCSDGLSDYVEDDAIAAALGMYSDRQQCGEQLVKLAHHAGAPDNVTVVVSDVVAH; from the coding sequence ATGACGCTGATCCTCCGCTCGGCCATCCTCAACGACATCGGCTTGGTTCGCACCAACAACGAGGACTCCGCCCTCGCCGGTGACCGCCTGATCGCCGTCGCCGACGGCATGGGCGGGCTGCCCGCGGGCGAGGTGGCGAGCGAGATCGTGATCCGGATCCTGGACGAGCTGGCCCCGCCCACCGACCCCGACGCCGCCGCCGACGCCCTGCGCGCCGTGGTCAGCACCGCCAACCAGCGCATCCACGCCGCCATCACCGTCGACCCGACCCGGGAGGGGATGGGCACGACGCTCACCGCGGCACTGCTGGCCGGCGAGACGCTGGTGCTGGCCCAGGTCGGTGACTCCCGGTGCTATCTGCTGCGCGACGGGGAGCTGACCCAGCTCACCCGGGACGACACGTTCGTCCAGGCGCTCGTCGACCAGGGCACGCTCTCCCCCGACCAGGCCCGTCACCACCCGCAGCGGTCCCTGGTGACCCGGGCCGTGCAGGGTGCCGACACCCCGCCGGCGGTCGGGGTCCTGACCGTGGTGCCCGGTGACCGGCTGCTGCTGTGCAGTGACGGGCTCTCCGACTACGTCGAGGACGACGCCATCGCGGCGGCGCTGGGCATGTACTCCGACCGCCAGCAGTGCGGCGAACAGTTGGTGAAGCTGGCCCACCACGCCGGCGCTCCGGACAACGTGACAGTCGTCGTCTCCGACGTCGTCGCCCACTGA
- a CDS encoding PadR family transcriptional regulator gives MESDRRGQWLRGVLDICVLALLADRESYGYQLAQALDASGVGPIQGGTLYPVLLRLQKTGLVTAQWREGSAGPARKYYRLTDDGYAALRSGGSAWLAFVQPVNDIVTKGVTR, from the coding sequence GTGGAATCCGACCGGCGCGGGCAGTGGCTGCGTGGGGTGCTCGACATCTGCGTGCTGGCCCTGCTGGCCGACCGCGAGTCCTACGGCTACCAGCTCGCCCAGGCGCTCGACGCCTCAGGTGTGGGGCCCATCCAGGGCGGCACGCTCTACCCCGTGCTGCTGCGCCTGCAGAAGACCGGCCTGGTCACCGCACAGTGGCGGGAGGGCAGCGCCGGGCCGGCCCGCAAGTACTACCGGCTCACCGACGACGGGTACGCGGCGCTCCGCTCAGGCGGCAGCGCCTGGCTCGCCTTCGTCCAGCCGGTGAACGACATCGTCACGAAGGGGGTCACCCGGTGA
- a CDS encoding ATP-binding cassette domain-containing protein, translated as MNADDWLRTLTAELHQRRVAPDAARHVVAEAATHLRDGGGDPWVVFGPPQQYAGAVVESIGTAPGPRPGPVRLHATGITKRYGRRTVLRDATLTVRAGQIAAVIGANGCGKSTFLRICAGLMSPDAGEVTVSGRLGYCPQSGGTADFLLADEHFVLVGAGQGVARGPARRAGRAAARQLGWEAGGDVQARHLSGGTRQKLNLTMSTLSAPDVLLLDEPYQGFDQGTYVNFWDQLSRLRDAGTAIVVVTHLLNQLDRVDIVLDLTPARETGWHAPGVRGGHQ; from the coding sequence GTGAACGCCGACGATTGGCTGCGGACACTCACCGCCGAGTTGCACCAGCGCCGGGTAGCGCCGGACGCCGCCCGACACGTGGTCGCCGAGGCCGCCACACACCTACGTGACGGTGGCGGTGACCCCTGGGTCGTCTTCGGCCCACCCCAGCAGTACGCGGGCGCGGTCGTGGAGAGCATCGGCACCGCGCCCGGACCACGCCCCGGACCGGTCCGGCTGCACGCGACGGGCATCACCAAGCGGTACGGGCGGCGAACGGTCCTGCGGGACGCCACACTCACCGTCCGGGCCGGACAGATCGCCGCCGTCATCGGTGCGAACGGCTGCGGCAAGAGCACCTTCCTGCGCATCTGCGCCGGGCTGATGTCCCCGGACGCCGGCGAGGTGACAGTTTCGGGGCGGCTCGGCTACTGCCCACAGTCCGGCGGCACCGCCGACTTCCTGCTCGCCGACGAGCACTTCGTGCTGGTCGGGGCCGGCCAGGGCGTGGCTCGGGGTCCGGCCCGCCGGGCCGGTCGGGCGGCGGCACGTCAACTCGGATGGGAAGCGGGCGGGGACGTCCAGGCCCGCCATCTGTCCGGTGGCACCCGGCAGAAGCTCAACCTGACCATGTCCACGCTCAGCGCCCCCGACGTCCTGCTGCTCGACGAGCCGTACCAGGGCTTCGACCAGGGCACCTACGTCAACTTCTGGGACCAGCTCAGCAGGTTGCGCGACGCCGGCACGGCGATCGTCGTGGTGACCCACCTGCTCAACCAACTCGACCGGGTGGACATCGTGCTCGACCTGACCCCGGCACGGGAGACCGGGTGGCATGCGCCCGGCGTCCGGGGAGGCCACCAGTGA
- a CDS encoding ABC transporter permease produces MNRLVTVAEMTVRELLRRRGVLLLLLLMPLTFYLIRRDAYLGQSVRSLLLGVGWAVSTAALFATTAAREVEPRLRLAGYRPHHLYLGRVLGLWTVGLIISVPFFLLPMIDGAELRYGGLAAALLCSVAVAAPFGMLIGTLLPREMEGTLLLLTVVTVQMLIDPAGSGAKLTPFWSTREIATWAVDHTDQGYLSRGLLHGLAVTALLVIGVAAVAGIRLRRRRHLRHLPVG; encoded by the coding sequence GTGAACCGGCTCGTCACCGTCGCCGAGATGACAGTGCGGGAGTTGCTGCGGCGTCGGGGCGTACTCCTGCTGTTGTTGTTGATGCCGTTGACCTTCTACCTGATCCGGCGGGACGCCTACCTCGGGCAGTCGGTCCGGTCGCTGCTTCTCGGCGTGGGCTGGGCGGTGAGCACCGCCGCGCTGTTCGCCACGACCGCGGCTCGTGAGGTGGAGCCGAGGCTGCGGCTGGCCGGCTACCGCCCACATCACCTCTACCTCGGTCGGGTGCTCGGCCTGTGGACGGTGGGGCTGATCATCTCCGTGCCGTTCTTCCTGCTCCCGATGATCGACGGCGCGGAGCTGCGGTACGGCGGCCTGGCCGCCGCGCTGCTCTGTTCCGTCGCGGTGGCGGCGCCGTTCGGGATGCTGATCGGCACGTTGCTGCCCCGGGAGATGGAGGGCACCCTGCTGCTGCTCACCGTGGTCACGGTGCAGATGTTGATCGACCCCGCCGGGTCCGGGGCGAAGCTGACCCCCTTCTGGTCGACCCGGGAGATCGCCACCTGGGCGGTCGACCACACCGACCAGGGCTACCTCTCCCGGGGCCTGCTGCACGGGCTCGCCGTCACCGCCCTGCTGGTCATCGGCGTGGCGGCCGTGGCCGGCATCCGTCTGCGCCGCCGCCGTCACCTGCGGCATCTGCCGGTCGGCTGA